Part of the Desulfovibrio sp. ZJ209 genome, CCTGTCGGTCACAAAAGTGATGAGGTCTTCGTAACGGGCGACACCCTCGGGCGTGGCCGGGGCCAGCGTTTCAAGATGGCCGCAGATGGCGCGCACGACGTCGATATTCTTCCGCTCGTTGTTGCCGCCCACGGTGTAGGTCTCGCCGACGCGGCCGCGGGCGAGCACGGCAAGCAGGGCGCGGACGTGGTCCTCCACATGGAGCCAGTCGCGGATCTGGCCGCCCGTTCCGTAGACGGGCAGCTTGCGCCCGGCCAGGGCATTGATGATGGTCAGGGGGATGAGCTTTTCCGGGAACTGCCGGGGCCCGTAATTGTTGGAGCAGTTGGTGATGAGCGTGGGGAGACCGTAGGTGCGCTGCCAGGCGCGCACAAGGTGGTCGCTCGCGGCCTTGCTCGCCGAATAGGGGGAGCTCGGCGCGTAGGGCGTGGTTTCGCTGAAGCGCGCGTCCGTGGCGCTGTCGGCGAGGTCCCCGAAGACTTCGTCGGTGGAGATGTGGAGAAAGCGGAAGTCCTCACCCTTTTTCGGACTGTTGGCGAGCAGATTTTGCCAGTAGCGCCGCGCCTCCTCCAGCAGGACGAAGGTGCCGCGCACATTGGTGTCCAGAAAGGGGGCCGGGCTGTCGATGGAGCGGTCCACATGGCTTT contains:
- the rfbB gene encoding dTDP-glucose 4,6-dehydratase, yielding MAHTLLITGGAGFIGSTAVRAALARDDWRVVNIDKLTYSGNPESLAEVAEHPRYSFIQADIADPAAMRAAFEVFEPDAVMHLAAESHVDRSIDSPAPFLDTNVRGTFVLLEEARRYWQNLLANSPKKGEDFRFLHISTDEVFGDLADSATDARFSETTPYAPSSPYSASKAASDHLVRAWQRTYGLPTLITNCSNNYGPRQFPEKLIPLTIINALAGRKLPVYGTGGQIRDWLHVEDHVRALLAVLARGRVGETYTVGGNNERKNIDVVRAICGHLETLAPATPEGVARYEDLITFVTDRPGHDGRYAIDAGKIRRELGWQPRVAFDEGLRSTVRWYLENGPWWRSILDGTYRCERLGLGTRMEGK